Part of the Candidatus Thorarchaeota archaeon genome is shown below.
TAGAATCGATTCCAGATGTTGTTCTAACACAGGGCGCGGTCTGATGGGGCTTTCTTCGGGCTCACACAAACTAGTTATGCCTACCAGTACTTGCTACTTGGAACCGTAAGCTCGCCATCTATTATTTTCTGTTTTAGGTTCTCAACAGCAGTTATGATGTCGGCAGGCAGAGATAGCAAATCTTGATTCGTCTCATAACCTAGACCACCATTAGCTAAATCGAAGACCTGAACGCCTCCTTGAAACTGGTTATTGTACACGTTCTTGATGTTTTCATACACCGCCACATCAATCTTCTTCAACATGGAAGTAACACAGACAGTTGGCGGCTCAGGGTTCTCCGGATTTTCAGTGCCAAGATACATCTGAGGACTATCGGAACCAATAACCCACACATTATGATCAGTATTGTTGTTTTTGGCAGCCGTAAATGCTCCTAGGCCGGCACGACCAGCGGCAGTGTAAATAGTATCGACACCATTTGCGTACATTCCGTCAGCTAGATTCTGACCTGCTGTTGTGTCTGTCCATGACCCTGTATAGCTGACCGTGAAATCGATTCCGGGGTTAGAATAATTGGCTCCCCAGACATAACCTGCAGCGTATCTGTTAACTAATGGTATATCCATGCCGCCAATAAATCCAATCTGCTCTCTTTCTGTCCACATCCCCGCAATTGCACCAACAAGAGCTGAACCTTCATGCTCATCAAATACAGCACTGGAGACGTTGGGTTGATCCACCACCGTGTCAATTATGCAGAATTTCTGATTGGGATAGTCCTCCGCAGTTTCGTTAAGCGATTCTGCTTGGTCAAATCCTATTGATATAATCAGTTCATACGGTTCACGCCCTTCAGGATCCGCATAGTCTCTTAGATGGGTCTCATATTCCGAAATTGATTCAGGCTCAACATAGTCAAAGTCCCAACCAAAATCGTTTTCGAATTGTTGCGCACCTCTGAAGGCAGCGTCATTGAATGATTTGTCGCCTAGTCCACTTGTTGTGAACACAATTGCAATTTCGCCATCTTGCATTGGTTCTGTGGGAGTAGTCGTAGTCGGACTGGTCATTGTAGTGGTTGTTGTAGGAGTGGTTGTAGTGGTATTCCCATTTCCGTTAGTTGACCCCGAAAATAAGAAGAATCCCAAGGTCACTCCCATCAACAAAACAATAATAACAGCCGCAGCGATAGTTCTGATGCTTGTCGATTCCTTTTGTGCTAGAGGCACTTCCAAACAATTTACCCTCCATTTCCATACGCTGAAGACAATACAAAAGAATTTCTCTTGTTTACCTTTCTTTGGATATCTGGAGGTTTGGCTGGAGGTGCCTGTATATGCTTTAGTATCTTCATGAGATACTATTGAGGAGAATTCATAGATACATTGAGGATGCGCGACTTGGAATTCAATGGAGAAGGCACTCGGAAAAGCTACACATTTCATGAATCTGCTTATCCAACCGAGGTTTTCCTAGATAGTTTTCCCCAGTCAGTAGAAGAATTGAATTGGATGCTCAAAAGACACCCTCATTTGCGTGAATACAATCATTTCTCCGAATATTATCGCAGATGCGTATCGTATATTCGTCTCAAGAAGAGACAAAAGAAAGGCAATCTCGATGATGTGACATATACCGAATTAGCAAGGCAGTATCATGTATCGAGGGGTGTAATTGGTTCATGGCTACGAGGCGAAAAGTCACCTGAACTCGCTAACATGCTGGTAAGGAGCGAAATCAGACGTAGAGAATACGAAGCCAGATTCAGCCATATGGCGTTCAGACATCGAATTGACCCCAGTACTGTTTATACTGTCCTAGAGCCTTTGCGGAAAAATGACATATTCACGATTTCAACTCTACAGGATGCTATCGAATCTCTATATGATTTTGTAGAGAACAAACCCGGCGTGACATTTGCGGAGCTTCGGCCATGCCACAGAATCAAAGGAAAATGGCTTGGAGGAATAGCAGAATCGATAGAGGATGCCTTACAAGAGATACAGGAGCAAATCAATCGCGGTCTTGGTTTAGACGAAATCCTTACACGAGAGCTTCGCCTTGGTGTCGTTCAGGACAGATTATATTTCAGAATCCACGACCGTGACCCTCTGAACTGGTTCAACCTCTACAAGAACGAATTGTTCTATTTCACTTCCATTAATGAAAAAATAGAGCTTATGGCTGATGCGAGAAAACGATTGGGCATTCACGGTGATACGGTGCTCAGCTACCTAATAGATCAAATCACTGACTACCGGCGGACAGTTGAGACTTTCAATCAGAATTCAGACCTGAAACGGAACCATGCATACCTGCGCGGGGAGACACTACATTTCCTACTTGATGTCGTTGAAATGACAATCCAGGACATACAAGAGAAAATCGATTGCGTTGGACGAAGCTATGGGAACCAAGCTGGCTCGATTCGGAATCCGCGCTTTCCTGACGACCAACACGAAATTAGCATGATACTTGTGAGGCTGCTCGGAGCGGGGATGTCCGATGGTCATATTGAGAGTAGAAACAAAGGTTTCGTCTATACAGAATCGAATGAAGATCGTGCCGAAATTTTCAAAGCGCACATGAATGAGCTTGGAGAGGTCGACTATGATGAGAAGCAGTTGACTAATGGAATGATACGGATACGCTTCCCAACTATTGTTGGTCGCATGCTTGCTAGGCTAGGGATGCCATTGGGAGACAAGGCTCTTTCCTGTACCGGTTTGCCTCGGTTCATCAAGGAAGCATCATTCCCCGTGATTTGCGAGTATTTCCAGCAAATGTGGGTCGAGGATGGCAACTTTAGCGTGGTTAGTGAGGGGTGCCGAGCAAGGTTTCAGTGGGACCGTGGTGTCACTTTTCGGGATCCATCCAAAGCGACCAAGTATGACTTTCAGTCATTGGCCTCGGATGATCATATTGCACTCGTTCGTCGGCATGGAGACAAACATCAGGATAAGACCTTTGGCGAGACATCCACCTTAACACTTGGGAAATTGAATGAGCTATGCGGGACAAAAGAAACAAACGAAACAATGAACGCGAAGTCTTTGAAAGAATTAATTGAAAATAACCCACCAAATCTCATGGAAGACGAAATTGAGCTATTAGCAAAACTTGGAGTCTCTGCAAAGAAGTATGTGGTTGAAGTGAATTTCTATGAAGGAACGGGTCGTCTTTCTGCTCTCTGGAGGGCTTTAACTTGCAGACAAGAGGATACCATGAGAGCAGCTCTTCTCACACCTCCTGATGACATGGAGAAGCTGTCTGATGTGATGAGATGGGTCTTTCAGCAAGAGGAACGGAAACAAGATGTTGAACATGACCTTGCTGCAGAAGGAATCGACGACTGGCCTTTCCGCTCTCTGGAATAAAAATGAAAATGGCTGGCCATCTACCAGCCAAAAGTTTTGTCCTTCGCTCTACTTCAGTGGTACGTATGCAGAGCTCTTGGTAGCTCCGATACCGGGGCTGCCATGCTTAACCTTCTTGTTAGTGATAGCGAACTCTCCTAAACAATGTCCAATCATAAGCGGAGTGACTTTAACATCTTGGAAGCGATAACCGTCGTGAACTCCAAAGGTGAGGTCTACCATTTCGGGGAGAATGACCATGTCGCGGCAGTGAGTTCGGATGACTGGGGCCTTTCCTTTCTTGAGTTTCTTGCGAGCATCCCTGACCTTCTTGAGGAGTTTCTTCTGGCGCGGAGGAAGGCCTCGTTTAAGAGATCGTCTGCGTCGAGCTGGGAGGAGTTCGATGAGATCGTCCATGCTCATTTCGACGAGCTCTTGGATTTTGTAGCCACGATATGTTGGTTCTCTGCCACGTTGGGACATGTAATCACCCTATGAATTGGGGAATATACTATTGGTAGTAATTCAATGTGATGCCTTGAAAGTGTGAATTTAAGGGTTATGCAGCAGCTGTTGAAAACTTCATGACTTGGATCAATGGGGTCGACAGGGTCGTTTTCATCCATTTCCTTGAGCTTGTTTCTGATCTCCGACTCGGTCAACTCATCGGCGTTTGGAATCGTTCCTTTGAATGCCTCCAGTTCCGCCTTCTTGGAGAATGCCATGTCAGCTCTTCTGTCCCATTCCCTTATTTTGCAATCCATATCTGTTTGCTCCGTCTCATCTATCTTCTTCAGAAGACGCTGACAGTCTGAAACAGAACGGGTATTTTTGCATATGGCTAGAAGCAGAACAAACACTGTGAGGGTCCGAAGTAGATACCATGAATCAGTTCAATAGAGACGATACTACTTACTCTTGGTCCGTTTGTTCTTCATCGAGCATGTCCGCTTTCTCCATGGCTTCAGGTACCCATGTCAATGTCTCTTTTAATCCCGGGTCTCTGATAAGCGCTCGTCGGGCATACTCAATAGCAGTTTCCCAGCGTTCGAGCTCATAGTTGATTTCTGCGATATGTAGTAAGGCAAGGGGTTGTCGCTCCTCGATTTCAAGTACTTCTTTGAAGGCTTCAATTGCCTCTTCGGGCCTGTTCAGTTTCCGCAGCAAAACCGCCTTGTTGAATATGGGGATAGGATCTTCCGGGTCGATTTCTGCAGCCCGATTCAAGTAATCAAGACCTTCTGCGATGCTGGGATCTGCTAGGTTTGGATTGACATGCATAGAAATCATAGCAACTCCCATTGAGGTAAGAGCGTTTGTATGCTCTGGGTCCATTTTGAGGACTTTCTCTAGAAGCGAGATCGCCTCTTCATACTTCTCTTCGGCCAACATTTCGGCTGCTTTCTCATACTTCTTGTCCTTCTCTTTCTTGAAGAAACCGAACGGCATATCGAGTCTCTTCGGTCACACTTAACGACACTCTTAAGTCTGGGCCTAGTTACACAAACCCAGGTACGATTCACTATGGGGAAGAAACTCTTTGGGACAAATGGCGTTCGTGGAATCACTAATCGTGAAATCACTCCGGAAATTGCTCTCAACATAGGAAAGGCTGTTGGCACGGTCCTGGAAGGTGAGGAGGTGGCTGTTGGGCGTGATTCCAGAATGGGAGGCGAAATGCTACAGCATGCCGTCACATCAGGGCTGCTTTCTGCCGGGAAATCCGTTGTGGATGTTGGATTCGTCCCGACGCCCACCCTTCAATTCATTATTCCAGAGCTTGGGTGTACCGGCGGAATAGTGATTACTGCATCTCATAACCCCCCAGAATTCAATGGACTCAAGGTCATGGGATCGAA
Proteins encoded:
- a CDS encoding BMP family ABC transporter substrate-binding protein encodes the protein MEVPLAQKESTSIRTIAAAVIIVLLMGVTLGFFLFSGSTNGNGNTTTTTPTTTTTMTSPTTTTPTEPMQDGEIAIVFTTSGLGDKSFNDAAFRGAQQFENDFGWDFDYVEPESISEYETHLRDYADPEGREPYELIISIGFDQAESLNETAEDYPNQKFCIIDTVVDQPNVSSAVFDEHEGSALVGAIAGMWTEREQIGFIGGMDIPLVNRYAAGYVWGANYSNPGIDFTVSYTGSWTDTTAGQNLADGMYANGVDTIYTAAGRAGLGAFTAAKNNNTDHNVWVIGSDSPQMYLGTENPENPEPPTVCVTSMLKKIDVAVYENIKNVYNNQFQGGVQVFDLANGGLGYETNQDLLSLPADIITAVENLKQKIIDGELTVPSSKYW
- a CDS encoding 30S ribosomal protein S19 yields the protein MSQRGREPTYRGYKIQELVEMSMDDLIELLPARRRRSLKRGLPPRQKKLLKKVRDARKKLKKGKAPVIRTHCRDMVILPEMVDLTFGVHDGYRFQDVKVTPLMIGHCLGEFAITNKKVKHGSPGIGATKSSAYVPLK
- a CDS encoding tetratricopeptide repeat protein; this encodes MPFGFFKKEKDKKYEKAAEMLAEEKYEEAISLLEKVLKMDPEHTNALTSMGVAMISMHVNPNLADPSIAEGLDYLNRAAEIDPEDPIPIFNKAVLLRKLNRPEEAIEAFKEVLEIEERQPLALLHIAEINYELERWETAIEYARRALIRDPGLKETLTWVPEAMEKADMLDEEQTDQE